A genome region from Acidobacteriota bacterium includes the following:
- a CDS encoding ABC transporter permease translates to MQTLWQDLRYGARMLLKKPGVTLAAVFSLALGIGAAAAIFSVVDALLLRPLPYPEAERLVVVREVNTQGRQMSLAEPNYEDLRARSRSFSALALSAGSFPLVVTGGSEPVRARVSYASGGFFDVMGVQPFAGRAFLPEETKYGGPKAALVSYGFWQRQLSARADFGAAKLTIDGALCNVVGVMPPGFNYPTETEVWVTTGIEPPSTSRTAHNWPVVGRLRAGVTLEQARAEASAIGGQIRQENGAQFGAAPDFSMTDFALTPLQEHLTRNVRGGLWLLLGAVGLLLLVACANAANLLLAQLTGRQREFAVRAALGAGSWRVARQLIVENLMLTLAAAGLGALLASFGVDLLLQLEGGSLPRLNPVGVDGRVLLFACALAVLIGVGLGCLPALRFGKQDFQTALKDGGRGQSAGAVSHRLRGALVIAQLALTLVLLVGAGLLARSFLKLWQTDPGFKPERAVVMRLALPSTVSPEEDERTRQFYVQLLQRLEQLPGVSAVGGVNSLPLAERGANGMFLIDDNPAQRGTADYRVASGGFFTALGVPLLRGRFFDARDTANAPHVAVINQAMAARYFPNQDPLGQRIQFGNMDGDKRILNVVGVVGDVREALDAPVEPTVYSCSVQRPQWWQVSRLAVVVRSTLEPAALIPAMRASALASRADVPLSFTTLPEVFAASLDQRRFSLVVFAAFGLVALLLAAMGVYGVLSYAVTERTHELGIRMALGAQAGAVLRLVIGQGMRLALAGIALGLVAALAVTRLLATMVYGVSTTDALTFASIALLLGAVAILACWIPARRATKVDTMIALRYE, encoded by the coding sequence ATGCAAACCCTTTGGCAAGACCTGCGCTACGGCGCGCGAATGTTGTTGAAGAAACCCGGCGTCACGCTGGCCGCGGTATTCTCGCTGGCCCTTGGCATTGGCGCGGCGGCGGCGATCTTCAGCGTGGTGGACGCGCTGCTGTTGCGTCCGTTGCCTTACCCGGAAGCCGAGCGACTGGTCGTTGTGCGCGAAGTCAACACGCAAGGCAGACAGATGTCGTTGGCCGAGCCGAATTACGAAGACCTGCGCGCGCGCAGCCGCAGTTTCAGCGCCCTGGCGCTTTCGGCGGGCAGCTTTCCGCTGGTCGTCACTGGCGGCAGCGAACCCGTGCGGGCGCGTGTGTCGTATGCGTCGGGCGGTTTTTTTGACGTGATGGGCGTGCAGCCCTTCGCGGGCCGCGCCTTCCTGCCGGAAGAAACAAAGTATGGCGGGCCGAAGGCGGCGCTGGTGAGTTACGGATTCTGGCAGCGGCAGTTGAGCGCGCGCGCGGATTTCGGCGCCGCGAAGCTCACGATTGACGGCGCGCTGTGCAACGTCGTGGGCGTGATGCCGCCCGGGTTCAATTATCCGACAGAAACCGAAGTCTGGGTGACGACGGGAATAGAGCCGCCGAGCACTTCACGCACTGCGCATAACTGGCCTGTGGTGGGGCGATTGCGCGCGGGCGTCACGCTGGAACAGGCCCGCGCCGAAGCGAGCGCTATCGGGGGGCAAATCCGCCAGGAAAACGGCGCGCAATTTGGCGCGGCTCCGGATTTCTCCATGACCGATTTTGCCTTGACGCCTTTGCAGGAACATCTGACGCGCAACGTGCGCGGCGGTCTGTGGCTGTTGTTGGGCGCCGTCGGCCTGCTGTTGCTGGTGGCTTGCGCAAACGCGGCGAATTTGTTGCTGGCGCAATTGACGGGGCGGCAGCGCGAATTTGCGGTGCGGGCGGCGCTGGGCGCTGGAAGCTGGCGAGTTGCGCGGCAGTTGATCGTGGAGAATCTGATGTTGACGCTGGCGGCGGCGGGCTTGGGCGCGTTGCTTGCCAGCTTTGGCGTAGACCTGTTGTTGCAACTCGAAGGGGGCAGCTTGCCTCGTTTGAACCCCGTGGGCGTGGATGGCCGGGTGTTGCTCTTCGCTTGCGCGTTGGCCGTGCTGATTGGCGTGGGCTTGGGTTGTTTACCGGCGCTGCGTTTCGGCAAACAGGATTTCCAAACCGCGCTGAAAGACGGCGGGCGCGGTCAATCGGCGGGCGCAGTCAGCCATCGTTTGCGCGGCGCGCTGGTGATCGCGCAACTGGCTTTGACGCTGGTGTTGCTTGTGGGCGCGGGATTGCTCGCGCGCAGCTTCCTCAAATTGTGGCAGACCGATCCGGGCTTCAAACCGGAGCGCGCGGTGGTGATGCGGCTTGCGCTGCCTTCGACCGTTTCGCCGGAAGAAGACGAGCGCACACGACAGTTTTACGTGCAGTTGCTTCAGCGTCTGGAACAACTGCCGGGCGTGAGCGCCGTGGGCGGCGTCAATTCGCTGCCGTTGGCTGAGCGGGGAGCGAACGGCATGTTTTTAATTGACGACAACCCAGCCCAGCGCGGCACGGCGGATTATCGCGTGGCGAGCGGCGGATTTTTCACGGCGCTGGGCGTGCCGCTGTTGCGCGGGCGATTTTTTGACGCGCGCGATACGGCGAATGCGCCGCACGTCGCCGTCATTAACCAGGCGATGGCCGCGCGTTATTTTCCCAATCAAGACCCGCTGGGCCAACGCATTCAATTCGGCAATATGGATGGCGACAAGCGCATCCTGAACGTCGTCGGCGTGGTCGGCGATGTGCGTGAAGCGCTGGACGCGCCGGTCGAACCCACGGTTTATTCCTGTTCGGTGCAGCGTCCGCAATGGTGGCAAGTGTCGCGGTTGGCCGTCGTCGTACGTTCGACGCTGGAACCGGCGGCGTTGATTCCGGCGATGCGCGCGTCGGCGCTGGCCTCGCGCGCCGATGTGCCGCTCAGCTTCACTACGTTGCCTGAAGTCTTTGCCGCTTCGCTCGATCAGCGCCGTTTCAGTCTGGTGGTCTTCGCCGCGTTTGGGCTGGTCGCGCTGCTGCTGGCCGCAATGGGCGTTTACGGCGTGCTGTCGTACGCAGTGACCGAACGCACGCACGAACTCGGCATTCGCATGGCGCTCGGCGCGCAAGCGGGCGCTGTGTTGCGACTGGTGATCGGCCAGGGAATGCGGCTGGCGCTGGCGGGGATTGCGCTGGGGTTGGTGGCTGCGCTGGCAGTGACGCGCTTGCTGGCAACAATGGTTTACGGCGTCAGCACGACCGATGCGCTGACATTCGCGAGCATCGCGCTCCTGTTGGGCGCGGTGGCGATACTGGCGTGCTGGATTCCGGCGCGTCGAGCGACAAAAGTGGATACGATGATCGCGCTTCGTTACGAATGA